The following proteins are co-located in the Clostridia bacterium genome:
- a CDS encoding phosphate ABC transporter substrate-binding protein produces MRKGLLLVALGALLVGLLGCQTGAQEASPPGAAEAPLEGELKLSGSTSVQPLAEELAQAFTAKHPEVRVSVAGGGSGVGVKDAAEGRVHIGNVSRAQKDGDPTGLVWTTIARDAVTVVVNPQNPIGALSKEQVKDIFTGRVTNWKEVGGPEAPIVVHSRTVPSGTYDFFVEVFLDGGEVIATARQHASNGLVRQAVASDKHAVGFLSLGYLDATVKAPVIDGVEPNMENARAGRYKYVRPFNMVTKGEPAGLAKAFLDFVLSPEGQAIVAKEYIPVQ; encoded by the coding sequence ATGAGGAAAGGCTTACTGTTAGTTGCCCTCGGGGCCCTGCTGGTCGGCCTCCTAGGTTGCCAAACTGGCGCTCAGGAGGCCAGCCCTCCCGGTGCGGCAGAAGCGCCGCTGGAGGGGGAACTTAAGCTCAGCGGCTCTACCTCGGTGCAGCCGTTGGCCGAGGAGCTGGCCCAGGCCTTCACGGCCAAGCATCCGGAAGTGAGGGTGAGCGTGGCTGGCGGCGGAAGCGGCGTCGGAGTCAAGGATGCGGCCGAGGGCCGGGTGCATATCGGCAACGTTTCCCGGGCCCAGAAGGACGGCGATCCGACCGGCCTGGTCTGGACTACCATTGCCAGGGACGCGGTCACGGTGGTCGTCAACCCCCAGAACCCGATCGGCGCTCTGAGCAAGGAGCAGGTGAAGGACATCTTCACCGGCCGGGTCACCAACTGGAAGGAAGTAGGCGGTCCGGAGGCGCCTATTGTGGTCCATTCCCGCACCGTGCCTTCCGGGACCTACGACTTCTTCGTGGAAGTCTTCCTGGACGGAGGAGAGGTTATCGCTACCGCCAGGCAGCACGCCTCCAACGGCCTGGTGCGCCAGGCGGTGGCCTCGGACAAGCACGCCGTCGGGTTTCTCTCCCTGGGCTATCTGGACGCCACCGTTAAGGCTCCGGTCATAGACGGCGTAGAGCCGAATATGGAAAACGCCCGCGCCGGCCGATACAAGTACGTGCGGCCCTTCAACATGGTCACCAAAGGGGAGCCCGCCGGCCTGGCCAAGGCCTTCCTGGACTTCGTTCTCTCCCCGGAAGGTCAGGCCATCGTGGCCAAGGAGTACATTCCGGTGCAGTAA
- a CDS encoding phosphate ABC transporter substrate-binding protein PstS family protein produces MRKGLVVLLLLALVCCLVGPAAAARAADISVRVDGKELVLDSPPVLDQGRVLVPMRAVFEALGATVKWEAATQTVSGQKGNTSVILKVGQKQATVSGKSVALDAPARLVSGRVLVPLRFVAEALGASVSWDAAVRRVNITSQATATGSTAAAPLAGELKLSGSTSVQPLAEELAQAFMAKHPQVRISIAGGGSGVGVKDAAEGRVHIGNVSRAQKDGDPAGLVWTTIAKDGVAVIVHPSNPVSALTKEQVKKIFTGQITNWKDAGGGNAPIVVHSRTVPSGTYDFFVEAFLDKEEVVKTAKQHASNGLVRQAVASDKNAVGFISLGYLDASVKAPKMDGVEPTLDNARSGKYKYVRPFNLVTKGQPSGLAKAFLDFVLSTEGQEIVAREYIPVKYGL; encoded by the coding sequence ATGCGCAAGGGATTGGTGGTGCTGCTTCTTCTGGCGCTTGTGTGCTGCCTGGTGGGCCCGGCGGCAGCGGCCCGGGCGGCCGACATATCCGTCCGGGTAGACGGAAAAGAGCTGGTCCTGGACAGTCCGCCGGTCCTGGACCAGGGCCGGGTCCTGGTGCCCATGCGGGCGGTCTTTGAGGCTTTAGGAGCCACGGTCAAGTGGGAGGCGGCTACCCAAACCGTAAGCGGCCAAAAGGGAAACACTTCCGTAATCCTGAAGGTGGGCCAGAAACAGGCCACGGTTTCCGGTAAGAGCGTGGCTTTGGACGCTCCCGCCCGCCTGGTGTCCGGCCGGGTGCTGGTGCCCTTACGGTTTGTAGCTGAGGCCCTGGGGGCTTCGGTGAGCTGGGACGCCGCCGTCCGGCGGGTGAACATCACCTCCCAGGCCACCGCCACCGGCTCGACCGCTGCCGCTCCGCTGGCAGGCGAGCTGAAACTAAGCGGCTCCACCTCGGTACAGCCGTTGGCCGAGGAGCTGGCCCAGGCCTTCATGGCCAAACACCCGCAGGTCAGGATCAGCATCGCCGGCGGCGGTTCGGGGGTAGGGGTTAAGGACGCGGCCGAGGGCCGGGTGCACATCGGCAACGTCTCCCGGGCCCAGAAGGACGGCGACCCGGCCGGGCTGGTGTGGACTACCATCGCCAAGGACGGCGTGGCGGTGATCGTACACCCCTCCAACCCGGTCAGCGCCCTCACCAAAGAGCAGGTTAAGAAGATCTTCACCGGCCAGATTACCAACTGGAAGGATGCGGGCGGGGGCAACGCGCCCATAGTAGTGCACTCCCGCACGGTGCCGTCCGGAACCTACGACTTCTTTGTCGAAGCCTTCCTGGACAAGGAAGAGGTCGTAAAGACAGCCAAACAGCACGCCTCCAACGGCCTGGTGCGCCAGGCGGTGGCCTCGGACAAGAACGCCGTGGGGTTCATCTCCCTGGGCTACCTGGACGCCAGCGTGAAGGCGCCCAAGATGGACGGGGTAGAGCCCACTCTGGACAACGCCCGCAGCGGCAAGTACAAGTACGTGCGGCCGTTCAACCTGGTTACCAAGGGCCAGCCTAGCGGCCTGGCCAAGGCCTTCCTCGATTTCGTGCTCTCTACCGAGGGCCAAGAGATCGTGGCCAGGGAGTACATCCCGGTGAAGTACGGCCTGTAA
- the pstC gene encoding phosphate ABC transporter permease subunit PstC produces MSVLPPTPRKPALYRPYLDPVRGRYFQEQAVQKALLLVTAASAGVILLILFFLFLKAWPIWRINGLGFITGTDWDQQFARAWSAPGESPVWEFGALPLVAGTLYTTAGALVLCLPFGLGCAVFLAELCPPRLKAGLESVVRLLAAVPSVIYGLVGLIVVVPLIRQALISDELALEMIRICALDGTGLLPGILVLSMMIGPIFIALATDALRAVPYRYKEAALALGLSHWRAIVLVMLPAARKGLLAGAVLAAAKALGEAVAMSMVTGSVAHLPSPGHGLVFFLEPVRTLASNLVDHAEAMTVPSCEAALFACATILLVSCTLLSLFARLVVGMSAEGGGRGV; encoded by the coding sequence GTGAGCGTTCTCCCCCCTACCCCGCGGAAACCCGCCTTATATCGTCCCTATCTTGACCCGGTCCGAGGACGTTATTTCCAGGAACAGGCGGTGCAAAAGGCGCTCCTATTGGTTACCGCCGCCAGCGCCGGGGTTATCCTGCTGATCCTGTTCTTTCTGTTCCTCAAAGCCTGGCCCATCTGGCGCATCAACGGCTTAGGCTTTATCACCGGGACCGACTGGGACCAGCAGTTCGCCCGGGCCTGGTCGGCACCGGGGGAAAGCCCGGTCTGGGAGTTCGGAGCCTTGCCTCTGGTCGCCGGGACTCTTTATACCACCGCCGGGGCCCTGGTGCTGTGTCTTCCCTTCGGTTTGGGGTGTGCGGTATTCCTGGCGGAGCTATGCCCCCCTCGCCTCAAGGCCGGCCTGGAGTCGGTGGTGAGGCTTCTGGCCGCCGTGCCTTCGGTGATTTACGGCCTGGTCGGCCTGATCGTGGTGGTCCCCCTGATCCGCCAGGCCCTCATAAGCGACGAGCTGGCCCTTGAGATGATCCGGATCTGCGCCCTGGACGGCACCGGGCTTCTTCCCGGGATACTCGTCTTGAGCATGATGATCGGGCCCATCTTCATTGCCCTGGCCACCGACGCCTTACGTGCGGTTCCCTACCGCTACAAGGAGGCGGCCCTGGCGCTGGGCCTCTCCCACTGGCGGGCCATTGTGCTGGTGATGCTGCCCGCGGCCCGCAAGGGCCTACTGGCCGGCGCCGTCCTGGCCGCAGCCAAGGCCCTGGGAGAGGCGGTGGCCATGTCCATGGTGACCGGCAGCGTGGCGCATTTGCCCAGCCCGGGGCACGGCCTGGTTTTCTTTCTGGAACCGGTACGCACCCTGGCCTCCAACTTGGTGGATCACGCCGAGGCCATGACCGTGCCCAGCTGCGAGGCGGCCCTGTTTGCCTGCGCCACGATCCTGCTGGTGTCCTGCACCCTGCTCAGCCTCTTCGCCCGCCTGGTGGTAGGAATGAGCGCCGAAGGAGGCGGCAGAGGTGTCTAA